A region of the Phoenix dactylifera cultivar Barhee BC4 chromosome 10, palm_55x_up_171113_PBpolish2nd_filt_p, whole genome shotgun sequence genome:
CAATTCGATTttatttgtaattttatttaactaatataatatttataatcttttagaaaagataaatgaTTATATTAATATGCTGTTAGTTTGATTTACCATCCACTTAGTAGTATTTTTAATTCTGTGatcataaaattttattattcgatttatatatgtatttatatccACACTTTCAGTATTCGATttgtatctatatttgtttaaaataaaaatagaaataaatttttGTATTCGATTAacattttgtatttatattcgccaaataaatatatatataaatatgaatatcaGCGTTCAATCTGGTTTCAACCCTATTCGAATCGTTGACATCTATGTTTGGTGATGCCTTTGGAACATATGACATAACATGAGGGGCTCCAAACATATGGTACTCGTTTAGTTCGCGAGAAAATTGTTTTCTCatcgaaatatttttttttaaaaaattaatttttagaaataTAATGCCTAAAAAAATGAGTTTGGCATATTTGATTGATCATGAGAAAGTAGCCATTGCATAGTAGCTTATGTTTAGTTCAATATAAAAGtcatataaaatatctattaaattattaataaaaaaaatcttgttcATGAATTTTGATAGCTTaaaatgtaattttaggaaaacaaAAAATCCAATTCTCGGAACTTGTATTTCTCATGAGTTATTTTTCCataaatttatgaaaaaattatttttataaaattatgtttattattattgaaaactctagttttttttttcgtttttgctGTTCACCACACCTTCCCTCATTCTTTACCGATGAACTAATCAATCAGGCAGGTAGATTGAGggaggatggatttggaggatgcagaTTCACCCGCCTATGCgctcttcatctggaaggtggcatggggatGCCTACCGACCAGAAGTTTGCTATTCCGCACGAGGAGTGCGAGTCAGATAGTGTTGTGCGGTGTGCACAGAGATGGAGGAGACCATTGATCATGTTATTttgcagtgccctagggcgagTGAGATATAGAGCAGATCACCGATTCTCTTGCCCCAGTCGGTGGAATCAGCATAGGAACTGATTCTTTTATTGAGAGCATTTGTTCGGAGCCTCGGATTATGGAAGGAGGGCAACTTCAGAACATATCTGACTTACCATATTTGGTTGGATAGAAATGCGGGCATGTTTGAGGGTAGGAGGTTGTCACCGTGGATGGTGGTTGATAGAGCTTTACTGCAGGCGGAGGAGGTTACTGCAGCTTCCACGTTGTTCACTAATGATATGGCCGGAGACATCTGGGGCACTTTATCCGCTATCACAGCGCCTAGGTTCGTCCTACTTTTTTGGGTGCCTCTACCttttggtcatctcaaagtgaatttcgACGGAAGCATGTTGAAGGGTGGTGCATCCCAGTCTGCTGTCTACCGACATGCTATATAATTTAGAGCTCCACTGCATCCCAAAGCTTATGGCAAATTTTATAGCTATATGATTTGccgtttttaacaaaaaaaaaaaaaaaaaaaactaatcagTCGATAGGAAGTGAGTGAACCGGGATCACGGCGGTCAATTCGTCAGTATCCCCTCACCGGAAGGTGACAAGAAACCTTCCCCGATTTAAAAGCGAGAAGAGGGCAGTTGGCGGCGGAAGTGGGAATATCGCCCCTCAGTCCACGACGAGATCCGCTGCTGGCCGGTCGGTCGGAGAGAGAGAACTAAGCGTGCGACAGATGGGAGGTAAAGCCGCCACGCAGCCCTTTCCCGGCACCGTAGAACTCCAGTGTCGAGCTCCATTTCTTAGGGTTTTTGACCTCCCAATTGTTGCAGGCCTTAAAGGAGGAAAAGGAGCGAAGGAGAGCTCCACTGCGTCCCAAAGCTTATGGCTTGCTTCGAATCCGAGCAAGAGATGGGGGGAGGCGTTCTTTCTACTCTACACTCCCTTCTGGCTCACCCTTACCATCGGGATCGTGGTTCCTTACAAGCTCTACGAGGTTTAGATCcgttctttgtttctttttcttcctgtcGTTTGGTTCCTCGAGAGGATTCAAGAAAAGATCAAATCTTGATGTGATTTTGAAGGAAAATTTTGTTCATAAGCTGATAATTTAGTTCTTTTTCAAGTGAAAAGGATTTATGTTTTCTAGACCAAATCTACATTGTGTATTAAGATCATCTCAGCAAACATTCTAttattaaaaactgtttttattTATACAAAAGTTGATGGATGAATATAATTTCATTATCTTGAACTGATCTTAACATTGCTTAGCATGTTATTGTTATAAAATGACATTGTAGCTGAACTGATTGTGATGGCAGAGATTCACTGAATTGGAGTATTTGCTTCTTGGGTTGGTTTCCGCGGTTCCGGCTTTCCTGATACCCATTTTTGTTGTTGGAGAGGTGCACATTTTTCTCTTTACTCTGTAAATATAGATGCTCAATGCCCTGGTGCTTTCTCATTTGAGGAAGTCATTCAGCTGTCTAGAGCTTTCGCTTTGCTTCATTCATTACATGGCACACTTTCTAATGCCAATTCAAAAGGGACAACAGAATTGCAACAACCAGTTGAATGACTTCTTGAGTGAAATCTCTGGGTTGCTGGAGCATCAATTTTTTAAATCCAAAGTCAGTTTATGCTATCTTTGACAAAGAGTCATCATTTAAATGGAATATGTCTTACTGTTTGTTGTATTGCTGTAAACTATTGGTAGATTGATTAGTTGGTTATGTAGATTATCGTAAGTACATTTTTCTAAGTGATTATCTTAAGTACATTATCCCTGCAAAAACTGCCTGCGGGGATAATGCAGCGACCAGGAATACAAGCATTTGCTACTGCATATCTCAGTGATAGTCAAGATAGCGCCTATACTGTATTTTTTGCACATGTTTTACGTTAGTGCCCATCTATATGTGGCATGCCTGGACCTAGTGAAagtttggatttgtgatgaagcTGAACAATagtgaaagaaaagaggaatatAAACAAGTATGTCTTATTGCTTTTACCTAGATATCTGAACAGCAGCTGCCAAACTCAAAGAAGTTCAAAAAACAATGCAAGAAACAGAAATGggatgcaaaaataaataaataaataaagatttaGTGAAAGAGGGAAGCTAATGCATAAAATGGGAAGCTATGCCAACCATATCTTTTTCTTtaacaaaataaagaaaaaagtcTTTCTAGTAATCATCAGTCGAACAGGCCACTTGCATAAATTTGGTCATTATACTCTTTAATGCTAGTTTTTGTAAGTCTTCTAAACTTTTAATCCTAAATGACAATCAGGATAACCCTTGATAATTAGATTAAGTATATGTTTAGCGTATTTAGGGGTTTGATTATTTGTTCTTTCCTTGCAGGCAGACAGAGGCAAATGCTTGAAGGATCGGTACTGGGTAAAGGTAACTTTTCAGTTTTTGAACCTCTGTGTGGCCACATTAGTGAACTTCCTATTGACAACTTTGCAAATTCATTTGTATGCCAGATTCTCCATGGCTAACTCTATACCATGAAAACTAGTATAAAAAGCTATAGGAGAATTATAAGTGAAAACTGCGGCAGGCTATTTTCTTCATAGATCTAACTTAATGATTGTGCTGCCTAATGGTTTATCACTTTAGTGTTtccatattttttcttttgcgGAAAACTGAATGGGGTCAGTTTCTCGATACTCGGCTGACTGGAAACTGCAGTGGAAATGTATCTACTTGGCTATACTTTTATTGCATTTTCATTGCCCAATGatgaatttttatttgtttagtGCATATGACTTAGTTATTTTATTTGGTTACTATATACAGATGTTGAAGGTACCTCTTGTCATCGATTTTTATATTGTGTAAATTTCATCTAAGTTAACTCATGATGCAAACCATGACCACAAGGATTCTTTGGAGTTTTTATTAACAATCGCAAGATTAAGAAGTGTTAAAAAAAGTTTTATTCCTTTCAGTTATGTGGAACTAATGTACACTAGATAATTCTTTAATTTCTGCTAAAAGGAATTGATGGATGGAGGAGATTACAATCCTGCAACCACAGTAAAACAATGGGCTATTTACTCCTTGTAAGTTGGAACTATGAAGTCTGCTGGTTCAAAATCTTTCTTGCAACTATAACTATGAGttttatgcatgaaacccttgcAATCTGAGTTAGGCAACAATGTTGAATtagattttcatgttttcgaaTACAACTATAACATAGTCAGCTGTATTGTTTGAGCAAAACAATCCAGTTCTTGGATTACTCATATTAAATATACAGAGCACGTGACCTTGAATAATCCAGTCCTCTTGAAATGCCTATTGAGATCTTCACATACAGACACACACAATGTCCTTACTGTTATTCGGGATGTTAGCTTATCCTAAATTGTTGCTTTTCTATCATGCCTGCTTACTTTTGAGACGTTAAATGGTTTCTGTCTCTATTTTGCTGCAGGCAAATCTCTGGATAATAATTTTTAGTTATGTTGGGAACTACTTTTGGACTCATTATTTCTTCACTGTACTTGGAGCATCATATACTTTTCCGTCATGGAGAATGAACAATGTAAGTGACAAGCCATAGCGATGCCATGCTTAGTGCTTTTGTCCTGATCTTGATGCAGTGTCCAGTTTTGTTATTTTCTGGTCATCATTGTATATTGTTGatagaaattaataaaatgggGTCTTTATTACTTTTCATCATGAAAATATAAATGTGGTAAATTATCAAATGTAATTAATcataatttaaaaacataaccaGCAAGCAAGACCCTAACTATTTGGATTTGATTGATCCTTCTTTGACATTTCTTCTTAGGTTGAACCTCTGTAATGCACATCGTTTTATTATTAGTaatatgattattttatttatatttatgtttttaTGGGCTTTCTCCTGGTCTTCCTAAATCTTAAAAGCCTTTTTTTTAGCAAGGCTTTAAACTTAGTTGCTGATGCTGAAATCTAAAATACAACAGAACCTTGAGAGGTTAGTATCTATTAGCTACCCTTCATGATTAGACATGAAGATATGTAATTTAATGATTCAAAAAGTTCTGTGTGAACACTAACTTGTGTGGTTCTCTTTAGTTATGAATAGCATTTAAGAATAGCAGTATTTTATGCTTGTAGTTGAATAGTTTAATGGCCTCAGCTAGATGCTATTATATTTATGTGAGTCAGGAAGGACAAGTGAAAGATGTAGTTTGTTATAGTCAGTTTTCATGGGGACTGACATGCATGTATATTTCCCCATTTCTGCTATTAATTCATGTCTTATGTTATTGATTGTTATAAATGATCATACTTGGAATTGATTATGCATGACTATGTCATCGGTGTCATTATAATCATTGTTATCTTATACTGGGATGATTGTTATAAAAAACAATGTAACCTTTCCTATTTGTTACATTACAGGTACCCCATACAACATTCCTTCTTACTCATGCTTGCTTCCTATTTTACCACATGGCATCCAACATAACTCTTCGTAGACTACGCCGCTCCATTGCGTACTTACCACAGCTAATTCGGTTGGTCACCGAAGCTTCATGGATTTTGGCCCTTGCTTATTTCATAGCATACTTGGAGACATTAGCTATTTCAAATGTATGTGGTAACATACTCATcacattaatttgttcttatttTCTTATTGATTAAAATCTTCAAAATCCAATTTCTTATATAGATTTGTATATGTTGTCTTTGGtgcatttatattttgatttgaaTGAAAGTTTGGACATGGTAGTATGTGAAGATGTGCTTGATATGTCACATACAATATGGCAATCTGGCTGCAACATGGATGTGTAATATTTGTTTATGCTTCATTCCGAGTTCCATTGTCAAGCATTATTGAGCCTTGAGAGTATGGATTTTGCTTTTGTATGATAATGGATATTCAAGCAAGGCTTTTTAGATAGATTTTAGGATTCAATGTTATATATTAGTTGGTGAACTAATTTGACACATCATTTTAACATATTTCACAGAATTGATTTAGGCCTACATTAGAATATGAAAGACTTTCTAATTGTTGAAGCTTACTTTCTTGAAAGAGGATGATTGCAAGCAATATTTTTGGACCTAAAAAATTCAAAGCCTTCGTGGCAGCCTTCCCCAGAAAGGTTGCTTATGCAATTTGTCATTCCATGTTATGATTTCTTGAACAACTTTTAACATGATTCCTggtgatttcaaattttaatgaaTCCAAAGTTCGATGGAAAGTTAAATGCAACATTCGCATGGTTGTAGTTTGCAAGATGTGAGTTTCAATTTGAAACCAACGCAAGGACTGGTTGATGTTGTTTAGTATATAAGGCCTGCAGAATGTTTTCTAATGTTAATGAGCCCGAATTATATACAGCCGTCAGAGCAGAGCTGAATTTACAACATACTATAAACACAATGCTCGCATGCTTATAACTTGCAAGATGCAAGGTGACAGTGGATAAGCATCAACACTCCGGAAATGCAGCAACTGATGAACATCATTTCCTATAATGCTATCTAAATCAACTTTCAACAGTTTGCTTCTTTTTGGTGGTACTCAAACTTTAATGATGGGATAAAATCTTCAATCATTGCATTTGTTGTCCTGCTGTGAGGACATGTCTATGCAATGTGTATTTTTTGTTTATCAATGCTTATATCATTTTATTGTTAATGCTATAGTTCTGCTAATTAATTATTCTCCTTTTCATTTTAAGTTGAATACTGGCTTTTTCTGGTTAAGTTGCTAATGATTTGACCACTTCTAGCAAACTTCTGTGGAATTAAACCATGTAATGTTTGCCACCTTGACATGACCATTCATAGAAATAACTTCTGTTCTTGAATACCACTTGTGCACTAACAACTTCATGTTGATATTCTGTGGATTATTTGAATTCTTGCAGTTTCCTTATTATGAGTTTGTCGATCGAGCTTCGATGTACAAAGTGGGATCCttgttttatgcaatttatttcATCGTGAGCTTCCCTATGTTTTCAAGGTAAGAAGCTGATTTAGggattttttttcattatttattgtggAATTTGGAAAACATGCCTTTAAATCATGTATCATGTATTATAACTTGTTTGCATCTCATAAGTAGTATTTCAATACTATCATCCAGTATCTCTTTGCTTTATTACAATCTGATGGGTTCGTGTATAAATGCTGCTAGGAAATTAAAATTGAGATCTAAGATCCTTGGTCTCTGCATTCATTAACCGTACACTTGCATTTTGAGTTGCATTGATGCACTCGTGCTTTATGTATATGCATACAGTCTGCATGCATCAATCATATATTTAGCATGCATCATAATGTAAGCATTCATCCATAGGAACTGAAAGATAAAGAGGCAGAAGAGGTTAAGGAAGgggggaaaaggaaaagaaattgtTGGACAATAGTGTAAGTTTGCTTAATCAATCATAGGAGGGAGAGAATTCTAAGCATCATAAAACCTTTTCAATAATTCGGCATGACACTTCAACATAAATATCATACAAAATCATTTAAAGCTAACTTATTTAAAGATTGGTTGTTCCAACATATATGTCTTATTCAAAGCAAAAACCCTATTATCTAGAAACAATTATGGTATAACTGATTAAGTTATTGGATCCTATGTAGAGATGGAGTTAGGTATCTAAATTCATGCCCTACATGACTATTGATATCATTTGGAACTTCCTAATGTTGAGCAAGTATTAATGTGAAATTAACTAGACAAAACAAAATGAAATTCTTATATTGTGCTGAGGAAAACGCTTATAGCTAGCACACCAAAATTTTCCACCATGTGGTTTTCTCAAGCTAGTTATAGATGTTGCAAGGCATCTCAAAATTTTGATCTTGAAATACAATTAAATCACATGAATACAACAAAATAAAATCACAAAACACTGAAGTTGCAAAGGATATCCCACCATAAACATATGGCCTGTTGTTATTTCCTTGTGTTACAAATTGACTCATGCCCCCAACTTGTTCCCGAAATGATCTATCCACCATCATACTCTAATCTCATCTTTTTGTTAGTTTGATGGCTATCAAGTTGCCTGATAAACCTATGTGGCTGCATGTCCCTTCGGAAATGGTCCTTAACACATTTTCTTGGTTCATAAAGACAGACATTTATAAGACCATGGATTTGGGGTTTTCAACAAGTTGGTTTTGGGTAGATTCTCATATGCAAAGACAATTAAAATCTCGCTTTTGTAGTTTGTTGTTTTTAGTTAGAGCATTTGGAATTCCAATGTGTTATTGGATAGATACCTCTTGTCATGGTAGCGGTACTATTTAATACCTATTGTTGTAGAGTAGAGGCAAACATTTTGCACCTGGGCTGCTAAAATGAGGGCACCACAGGCATGTTTCACTTGCATGCCAGGTATAAGTAGCACCTGCATGATCAGTTTAGCCATTATTTATGACAAAGATGACATTAAAAATACTTTTGTATGATGTTAAAATTGTAACATTGAAAATctattcaacttttttttttcaaaacaaaacATTTTCTACTGCTCTACATTATGTTCAATAACTTTTGTTA
Encoded here:
- the LOC103708538 gene encoding cycloeucalenol cycloisomerase: MGGLKGGKGAKESSTASQSLWLASNPSKRWGEAFFLLYTPFWLTLTIGIVVPYKLYERFTELEYLLLGLVSAVPAFLIPIFVVGEADRGKCLKDRYWVKANLWIIIFSYVGNYFWTHYFFTVLGASYTFPSWRMNNVPHTTFLLTHACFLFYHMASNITLRRLRRSIAYLPQLIRLVTEASWILALAYFIAYLETLAISNFPYYEFVDRASMYKVGSLFYAIYFIVSFPMFSRVDEKNGEPWDLPRVAVDALGAAMLVTIILDLWRISLGPIVPIPGSGQRNQPGLAWFRMPESFMQNESA